GGCCGCGTAGAGGCAGCCGGCCGCGCCCAGGGTGACGACGACCTCCTGGACCTGTTCGAGAAGGGCGGCGGCGGCTCCGGCCGGGTCGGTGAACCCGGTGAGGGCGGCGGCCTCGTGCTGGTTCGGGACCAACAGGTCGACGGAGGACAGCAGCCGGGGCGGCAGGAACTGGGCGGGGGCGGGGGTGAGGATGGTGCGCACGCCGTGCTGCCGGGCGGCCTCGGCGCCCGCGACGACGGCCTCCAGCGGGATCTCCAGCTGCAGCAGGAGCGCGTCGGCGCCGGCGATGAGCCCCTCGTCGCCCGGCGCGAGGGCGGTGATGGTGCCGTTGGCGGCGGGGATGACGACGATCGCGTTGGCGCCCTCGTCGTCCACCACGATGTGGGCGGTTCCGGACGGGCCCTCGATGGTGCGCAGACGGTCGGTGTTCACGCCGAAGTGCTCCAGCGTGGAGCGGAGTTGGGTGCCGAAGGCGTCGGCGCCCACCGCGCCGATCAGCGAGACGTCGGCTCCCGCGTGGGCGGCCGCCACCGCCTGGTTCGCTCCCTTGCCGCCGGGGATCGTGCGGAACTCGCGGCCCGTCACCGTCTCTCCGCGCTGCGGGGCTTTGGCGACGTACGCGACGAGGTCCATGTTCGTGCTGCCGAGCACGGCGATATGGGTCATGGGCGAACGGTCTCCCGTTGTGTGAGGTGGGCGAGGGCGTCGAAGCCGACGCCGTCGAAGTCGCCGATGGAGGTGGCGAGCCGGTTCTTGAGGGGGCTCGTCCACCGGTCGGGCAGGGCGGCGGGGTCACCGGCGAGCAGGCCCGCGACACTTCCGGCCGTCGCGCCGTTCGAGTCGGTGTCCAGGCCGCCGGAGACGGCGCGGCACACGGAGGCGCCGAAGTCGCCGTCCGCGTGGGTGAGGGCGGCGGCGATCAGCGCGGTGTTGGGCACGGCGTGCACCCAGTGGTAGCCGCGGTGGGTGGCGTGCAGTTCGTCGACGACGGCATCGAAGTCGGCCGCGGCGTAGGCCAGTCGGACGGCGTGCCGGACCGCCCGGGCGAGCCGGGAGGCGGGCGGGACGACGGTGAGCCCGGTGCGCAGGCAGGTGTGGACGTCGCTCGCGCCGCCGGCGGCCTCGGCGATGACGGCCGCGATGAACATGGCCGCGTAGACGCCGTTGGCGGTGTGGGTGAGGACGGCGTCGCGGTGGGCCTGTGCGGCGGCCCCGGCCGGGTCGCCGGGGTTGGTCCAGCCGTGCACGTCGGCGCGGATCAGGGCGCCGATCCACTCCCGGAAGGGGTTGCGCCGGCGGGCGGTGTCCGGGGGTTCGACGCCGGCCAGCAGATTGCCGTAGGCGACGCGTTCGGCGGTGAAGGTGCGGCCGGCGGGGAGTTCGTCCAGCCAGAGCCGCGCCACGTCCGCCGTGCTGAAGTCCCTGCCGTGGCGCTGGAGCAACAGGACGTTCAGCAGCGGGTAGTTGAGGTCGTCGTCCTCCGGCATGCCGTCGATGTTCTCGGCGAGGGAGGTGGGGGCGGAGCGCCGGTTCCA
The window above is part of the Streptomyces sp. NBC_01428 genome. Proteins encoded here:
- a CDS encoding ADP-ribosylglycohydrolase family protein; this encodes MLRLTWVQPEDLLGHELHQAAQDGRDATSVAARWGAAGGGQAPPRAGASAVPASPSLRRLALDLLDELDALPAPSADDEPTELPLIRARCPQWPAPPSPPAPPPGPARLEAAWLGRAVGCLLGKPVEKLPLDGIRALARAAGNWPLDSWFTARGVPRDLLDEHPWNRRSAPTSLAENIDGMPEDDDLNYPLLNVLLLQRHGRDFSTADVARLWLDELPAGRTFTAERVAYGNLLAGVEPPDTARRRNPFREWIGALIRADVHGWTNPGDPAGAAAQAHRDAVLTHTANGVYAAMFIAAVIAEAAGGASDVHTCLRTGLTVVPPASRLARAVRHAVRLAYAAADFDAVVDELHATHRGYHWVHAVPNTALIAAALTHADGDFGASVCRAVSGGLDTDSNGATAGSVAGLLAGDPAALPDRWTSPLKNRLATSIGDFDGVGFDALAHLTQRETVRP
- the rbsK gene encoding ribokinase, whose protein sequence is MTHIAVLGSTNMDLVAYVAKAPQRGETVTGREFRTIPGGKGANQAVAAAHAGADVSLIGAVGADAFGTQLRSTLEHFGVNTDRLRTIEGPSGTAHIVVDDEGANAIVVIPAANGTITALAPGDEGLIAGADALLLQLEIPLEAVVAGAEAARQHGVRTILTPAPAQFLPPRLLSSVDLLVPNQHEAAALTGFTDPAGAAAALLEQVQEVVVTLGAAGCLYAARGAEPLTVPAPEVTAVDSTGAGDTFVGTLAVALAEGRAMPEALSWASSAAALSVQRHGATSSMPYRSQIDAVRSGS